The Brassica napus cultivar Da-Ae chromosome C7, Da-Ae, whole genome shotgun sequence genomic interval CCAACATCGAGtaatcgttgaagatcctcAGGTGTAGgtcttcgtagatactcattTCCAAACAATTGTATTATTGCATTAGtgaaattttccaaacataAACGTGATGTACTGTCACCAAgacggagatattcgtcatatgtatctcccgattgaccatatgccagcatacgtatagctgccgtacacttttgaagtgcagaTAGCATGTTCCTTCCGCAAGCATCCCGTCTTTGCTGAAAGTATGGAACTTCATTACTTACACGTTCGACAATGTGGAGGAACAAAGgtttgttcattcgaaaacgccTCCTAAACATTTCCGGTGGGTATGTAGGATTTTCCTTGAAATAATCGTTCCATAGCCGATTGTGTCCTTGTTCCCGATCTCTTTTGACACGTCTTTTCTGCTTGTTGGGGTGAGCATGAATCACTGAGTCGATGAAATTATCAACTACTTGGTCAACCATTTCTTCTAAAGCTTCATCAACTTCAtcacttgatgaggaagacattggTGTTTTTTATcctaaaatgacaaaaatgacaAAAGGGGATTTGTAACTATCATATTTTGCATAagctatatttttttcattattatatcatcattttcataatcTACATTCTTTTTCAcattatataagatttttttaaattatatttttatttcattactcTATCATATTTTGCATAagctatatttttttcattattatatcatcattttcataatcTACATTCTTTTTCAcattatataagattttttttaaattctatttttatttcatttctcTATCATATTTTGCATAagctatatttttttcattattatatcatcattttcataatcTACATTCTTTTTCACATTATATAAGATTTTTCACATAAAATAATCTTTTTGCATTATCACACTTACCTTGATTTGGAGATGTTGTTTGTTGTTGAATTCTCTTACTCTAATAGTGGTTGAGCACCACGATCACCACGTtcacttccctttaccttaCAGATTGTTGCGATGAGAAGAGAATAGAGagacaagagaagagaagagactagAGTAGAGAAGAGACTAGAGAAGAGAAGTGAGAGacaagagaagagaagtgaCTAGAGTAGAGAAATGAGACAGATTCTTTGTGTGCTTTGCTCAGTTGTAAGAATAAAAGACACACATGGAGAAGAGAAATGAGACACAATTTTAAACCAAACTGAAAGACATAATTTATATAGAGAAGGCAAAGTTTAACATCCGTGAATCAACCTATTTTACATCAGCGAATCAACAGCAAAAGACAAGTCCTACACATAGTACATCCTATTTTACATCCGTGATTAAAAACTGACATAAAGTCCTACATCCTGACCCTCACCTGCAACCTTCAGACCCGTGACCTTGCCCTTCCCTTccaacccgtgacctgcaaaaaaaaatagaacacaaTGAGTAAGCAAAACAAGAGATAAGCTTATTCTTAAGCAACTATTACACTAACACAATCAAAGCAAAATAACCTAATACACTAACCAAATCAAAGCATTTCAGAGATAAGCTTATTCTTAAGCGCCACTTCATGATCAGATAGTGTTTCAATGTTTTTGGCTAAGAGACGATCTAGGATTTTTTTATTGGAAAGGGTGTTTTTCTGAGCTAGGATGCTCTGTATCTGTTCATAAGCTGCCTCGTTTGGCTTCTTGCGTTTGGCAGCTTTGCTGGCCTTGACACCCGGAGGCCTAACCTCTTCCTCAGCACTCACCACCTCCGGACcactttccttccttttctccttCGGCTGACAGTGTGATCTCCATTTCTGATCGAACCTAAGTTCTCTCCAGCAATGTTCAAGACAGAACTTGACATTATAGTCATTGAAGAAGATGTCATGAGCAAGCTTCATGACATCATTCTCTGTTTGTCCACTCGCCTGCTCCTTCAACGCGCTTTCATGGCATCCCACAAACTTGCAGACCTCCGCATTCACccttccccacctctgcttacattgACTCCACTCTCTTGGAAGGGAGCCAAAGAGGTGAGGACTTGAATTGAAATACTCTTCTATCCTCTTCCAAAACGATCCTAGCTTCTGTTCATTGCTCACTATGGGATCCTTCCTGgtgttcaaccaagcactgATCAGCACAATGTCCTCTTTGGTTGACCACTTTCTCCTTTCCGCTGGTTTAACTAACCCGGGAGAGGTAACATGTGCTTCAGCAGAGTCTATGTCTATTGGTGGACTGCTCTGCGAAGCTAACAAGTTAACAAACCCGTGAGAGTTACGGGAAGAAGGGTCCATTGTGTTTAGAGGTTTGTGTGATTTTGGTTTGGTGTTTAGAGGTTTGTGTGATTTTTAAGCTTTGATTGTTTGTGTTTTTAGAAGTGGAATTCCTATGTTTTAAACTACTTTCGCATTGGTTTATTACACAACAACCACTGCAGTTAATTATACAACAACACAACTTAATTAACACAACAACTTATTTACAGAACTACTTAGCATTCATTACACATCAAATCACTTAAAAACTACACAATATTTAAAACTTCAACCAACAAACGTACACTTATTAATGAATTGTAGTCTAGCTAGTTTAGTTCAGTTCAATACGAGTTGTTGTCTAGCTAGTTCAGTTCATTCAATTCTATTTCAGTTGAGATTGAGTGTTTACCTTCGCTTGTTACTCGAAGCAGAGCTTCTCCAGGTCAGCTACTTGCACCGTCAAGTTATAAACCTCCGCAGTTAGGCGATCAACCTGCCGAGTGAGTCCGCTAGCCTGTGCCTATACATGGAAACAACAATTAtaagttattaaaattaataacaatAGAGCAAAATGTAGAGATAAACgtacagaaaaataaataaaatagttgagAACTATGTGACTAACCTCCAGTGTCTCAATCTGGTTTTTGAGACTCGGAATCAAATTCAACAGCTGCTCAGCCTCCTCCAGACGCTTAGTCAAGCTTTCGATCTGCTCCTGGACACCAATCACCCAAGGCTGACGGTAGTgaaacccatcagccttgtttataaacaaaaaaatatcagaaaacCATTTTCTAAAAACATAAATGAATCGAAATGGTCATCAGTGTCTTACCTCGTGGTTGGCACAGGTGAAGAACCGCTTCCCGGGTTGAGTATAGTACTCCTGCTTCACTCGAACTTCGTCTATGATTCTCCCACCAGAGGCACACCTTCTCGGAATGCCGTATTCAGAATCACAAGTGTATGATAGCATGTTGACGTAGTCCTTTTGCTTCTTTGAATGACTTCTCTCTTCTGCGGGATCCATCTATAAAACAAATTGAATGAATTTGAACATTAAaatccaaacaatataataaatttagaaCTATCAAACGAAAAACCGAATCAATTTAGAACCCTAACTCCAAACCCCTCTATCGATTTGAAATCTCACAGAAACTAACCCTAAATGAAACGAGCATGCCGATTTACATCAATTAATCGAAAATCCTCTAACGATTTTCATCCCAAACTCGAAGACCCCAAAATTGATTTGAAATCTGCGAAAACGATTTCGAGCAAAATCGACCAAATTAAACCGTCAATCTACTCGATACTAACCTCAGGTCGTCGAGAAGACAGTCCGTCGTCGATTCACACACAAACAACTCAGAGACTCGGCGTCGCTCGTAAAATCGCCTCTCACACACAAACCCTAGCTTTTTTTCGAGAAGAGAAAATGAGGAGAGACACGGGAAACCCTTTTTTCCTCCCTCTCTACGCGGAATCTTTCATCAATTAAACAACTGACACGTGGCTAAAACCGCTTGATACCGGATCAAGCGCAAGGCCCGCTTCATCGAAACAGAcccattttatatttcattttaatcaCCCAGGCCTTAGAACTCGAGCCCGTGAACCTCATTAAATACCCCGATGCGCATGGTCTAAGTCTACGTGTTATATCCACAATGCATTctacggtccatgcgaccgaaTACATACGCGTCGGTCCAGATATTATACAAGAATGTATAGTTCTATAAGAAAATCGTAGATTATTTGTATTTAACTTTATCTGTAATGTACGGTTACcatttatttttcgttttattTATTCACATCAAGATTAGTAATAAAACGCACATTTTGCGGGgaggaaaaaaaatactattatgcGATTTTCCTGGGCCTATAAGCTGGCCGAAAACTTACATTAATACTATAGTTAGAAAGACCCATTAAATTTTCGGGCTGCCCAACTTAGAATGTATGTTAATTGGTGCAACGATTTTTTAGGGAATGGACggaaattcatgataaatcaactgaagaaaataacattttttacaaGGTGGGCAACGTTTTAAATGACAAAGAGATATATAGTACAGAATATTTCTACtaaagttgcacaaacacaaagattatagagaaaaaaacaaaaatagcattaaatcaagtttatgttcccaaattagcactcaaggtcaaaagtcacaaaaatagcacttaatgttttatcaaaagtcacaaacttagggtttagagttaaagggtggggtttaggatttagggtttagggtttagagtttagggtttagggtttagattttagggtttagggtttagggtttagggtttagagtttagagtttagagtttagagtttagggtttagaatttagggtttagggtttatggtttagggtttagagtttagggtttagggtttagagttgagaaatgaggttttgaggataagatttcaaattttgaaaaataaaaaaattaaaattttcaaaggataaacttagaaatgtgctattttggtcattttagtttttgagtgctatttttgtgatataaacttagaaatgtgctattttggagatttgcccaagaTTATAataacttctcttcttattagatttagaaactctctcaaaactaaatatctcaatatgtttcacttgattgatggaacatctctccatgagaactctttatataggacgaagctacatcttttcctaagggcgaagctacatcttttcctaataataatatggaaacattcctaagctcgatatgttttccttttttccttAACTTAAtccatcaaacttcactttaatgagttaacttgctcctcaagttaattggaattatccaacattttcccccttaattccaacttgaatctTAGGTATGTTGATCTTCTGAACTCCGATGAACTTGCGTAGACCGTTAATAGGTGCATCGCATTTCTTCGATACGATGTTGCATCGGAACGTGAGTATAGATGCTTCACTGCTTCTCCATGACTCTCCTTTGGACTCTGCATATATCTGCTTAATACACGAACCAAAAACGCCAAGTCCGGTCGTGTATGAAGAAGATATCTTAAGCATCCTATGGTGCTTCGATACGATGTCGCATCAATCTCAggctcctcctctgccttaGATATTTTCAAACTTGTTTGCATCGGAACATGAGTATAGTTACATGACTCCATCTTCGTCTTGACAAGTATACCTTGCGCGTATCCTCCTTGCTTGATTCGAATGCCATCAGCTCCTTGCGTTACTTCTATACCAAGATAGTATGTAAGCTTCCCGAGGTCTGAcatctcaaatcttcttgacataTCATCTTTGAATTGCTTGATAACGTTGAGCGAAGTCTCTGTTACAAACAAGTCATCAACGTATATAGCTATGATTAGAAGCtcccccttttctttcttttgatataccgcaggttccttggtgcacttcgtgaactccatctccttgagaacacggtcgagtttgatgttccaagctctcgGAGCTTGACGCAAACCGTATAGTGCTTTGCTAAGTTTGTACACATGATCCTCCTTTCCTTTCTCCACAAAGCCTTCTGGTTGAGTCGCGTATACATCCTCATTTAAGTCTCCGTTCAGGAACGCAGTTTTCACATCTAAGTGATGGATCTCCCATCCATTAGTTGCTGCTAATGCCAAGAGTAGTCGTATGGTTTCTATACGAGCAACTGGTGCAAATACTTCGTCGAAGCCTATGCCTTGTTGTTGCACGTAGCcttttgcaactagccttgctttgtatttgatcaccgtATTATCTGCATTCCTATTGATCTTATAGATCCACTTCAAACCTATCGGTTTCACACCTGTCGGCTTCTTGACGAGCTTTCAGGTCTTGTTTTTGATGATAGATTTGATCTCTGCCTTCATTGCATCGATTCAAGCTTGTATCACTGCAACTTCGATGTAACTTTCTGGTTCACCATCGATGGTCAGCAAGAGTCTGCCACCTTCAACTTCAGCAAGTTGGATGTAATCATCGAACCGCTTTGGTTTTCTGATGTTACGGCCATATCTTGATGTGACATGCTGGTCTTGGTTTGCATTGTTGTTCTCTACTACTTGTTCTTGTTCACCTGCgtctacatcttcttcttcttattcttcattattgttttgctcttcgtggtgttggtgatcttgatgctcatcaccatctccttctttTGTAACATCGATATGAGGAAGCTTTAATGATCTTGGTTCTTCATCCATGTTTGTTGATAGTGTATATGATACGGTGAGATGTCTAGTTACACCGTTTTTTAACAAAAACGAATGAACTCAGAAGAtgtgaactctcctcctctatcggtgtgaAAAGTCTTGAGTTTTAGCTTCGTTTGATTCTCCACGTACTCCTTGAACTTTTTGAACCGATTGAAcgcttcactcttctctcttagaagcatcgtccacatatatcttgagtaatcatcaattaaaacaaata includes:
- the LOC111208088 gene encoding glutathione S-transferase T3-like, which translates into the protein MDPSSRNSHGFVNLLASQSSPPIDIDSAEAHVTSPGLVKPAERRKWSTKEDIVLISAWLNTRKDPIVSNEQKLGSFWKRIEEYFNSSPHLFGSLPREWSQCKQRWGRVNAEVCKFVGCHESALKEQASGQTENDVMKLAHDIFFNDYNVKFCLEHCWRELRFDQKWRSHCQPKEKRKESGPEVVSAEEEVRPPGVKASKAAKRKKPNEAAYEQIQSILAQKNTLSNKKILDRLLAKNIETLSDHEVALKNKLISEML